The Theobroma cacao cultivar B97-61/B2 chromosome 2, Criollo_cocoa_genome_V2, whole genome shotgun sequence genome includes the window caAAAGGGGGAAGAGAGTCAGAGAGAATTTCGAGAAATGAAAGCTTGAGACCAACGCGGAACATGGGGTGAGAAATGCCAATTTGGATGATTTATAGTGGGAAGGATGCAAGGAGCGGGCCGCGTGGTGTACCACACCAGAAACTTTTCCCGATCCTTTCACAGAAAATAACCAAATTGCCCCCCATAAAGTATAGCCGTTAGGTTCCAATCAGTCATCGCCACGTCACAGTCACTGTTGTTCACAAAATGCGTGCGATCTCAGACTCCCCAGACAACCAGCTTTGACCTCTGTCATGCACAAAgacataaattttaatttaataaataaattaatcatttcaaaatttattattaaaatgattaaagataacaattaaaaaacattgacatgaaatatataattaaattattgtttaattttttaatatagtaaaaaaattcattttggATATTAGCCAATCTTATTATTGCATTACAATTTAATACAAACAAATCTATCACCTAACAATGCATggtgaaatatttaaaaatgtaaGTTAATATtatctaaaaaaaagaaaatccaacAACATGCATGACCATACCTGCCTCATATTTTTTAAGTGAATGGCAAtcattttagtaaaaaaaaaaaagtaaaatatattatttttgttaatgttTCTTTCATAActgtataaaaataaaaagcattGTTAAATGCATAATTACcataatcaatttttaaaaaaagtatttgATTATTAGGTGAATAGTTCAATAGCTGAATAAGCAGTTAAACtgtatatttaattttttatttaaacatattgatatataatatgttattatatatttaaataataaaatttaaagaatatttACAAACATTTAAGGGATTTTAATTTAGTATAATTTTTTGACTATGAATCAACCCGAGTCAAAATCCGTTTAACCATATGAGTTAATAAAAAAACCCAACAAGCTTGCGaatttgaccaagtttgaccAGTTCAATAAGTTGGATTAACGATTTGgttcaattttaataaatatggTTAAATGCACATATATATGGCGACCAAGTAATAACATACATGTATGCTGTAGACCTTAATCATGGGTTAGTGCTTTACGCTCCTAAGAAACTGCGGCAACATCACAATAAGCAAGCAATCTTGTAAATCTATCCCCTGCCTTAAAAAGGTGCAAGAGATAAGAAGCATAAAACATGCGTTCATGGGTTTATGCAGTTGACGTCACAGTTGCATTGGTCTGGTAGAAGGCTTCTAAAGATTCAAAACCACAACACCAAGCCATATTCATATCCCATCATTTGAGGAGACCAATATGTaactattaattaataagGGAAAGAAAAGCGACCacaagtaaataattaatcgATACGCCCTTATGTACAGTGAATAACACCCCAAAAGGAATATCTTCCAAGCCCACGTCTTGGAGTGAGGAGCATCTGAAAGCTAGGGCATCCTGGGCACACAATTACTATCACAGTTTGCTGCCATGCAGGTGGTGATCCACGTGGGAATCATCATACATATAGCTGGTTGAAACGAAACCATGCAGTACACCCACCCATGAGGTTCAAACCTATATCCAATGACACGGCcagaaaaagaatatatttacTATCATTCACAATTGCAGATCAGGTTTACATCCTCAATAGCTGTCGCAAAGAGCCTTGTTATAAAATCCAGAGTATTGTCTAAAAAAGCACAGCGGCTGTTGGAAAACCTATCAGATCTTGTGAGTGATTTTTGGCCCAGTCAGCTTCATCTACTGTGGAATCTGTTTGCCATAACACGCAAAACCTCAAAATATTGAAGGGTTTGAGTCCCAAGTGGGGAGAGAGTCCAGGGGAGGCAAGCTAAATATACCATTGACCATTGTATTTACAAAAGCCAGTGAACATCCCAAACTTGTTTATGAGGATCAGCGCCAGTATTGAGCCCACCGATGAATAGTCTCAACCATTTGAGGAAACAAGGCACTAACACTCTCATTGATAAGATCTTGGAAGAAGTGTATGCAGGCCTCATCATCCAAGTCCAACCGAAATTTCTCCTGGAGCTGTATTGCCAACAGAATTGGTCATAACAGGGGGAAAATAAAATCATGTTCCAGCATGATCATCAGATTTGAAACATTAAGAAAACTCACCTTAAGGATGCCCTTTTCAGGGTCACATGCTATGTCAGGAATGTTGGAACCGGCCATAAGATggaaaagatttaaaataagGTTGCTAGATTTGCGAAGAATGTTGTATGCTTCACAACAATAGGATTTGAACCTTGTATAATACTGGCTGCAAAATGAAATAACTAATCAACCATCCCATTTATGCATATCAATGTCACAGCACAACATTTAAGTTACCTTGGTCATGACCAAGTATGGGCATGTATAAATCTAATAGAGCTTATCCAGCAAGAAataggagaaaaaaaaggttgaACAAAATTTGTGAAAGGAGGAACAAAAATACCTCTCTGCTCCACCCATAGCTTCAACCATTTCTTTGCAAAGTTTCATTGGTGGTGGAAATGGTTTAGGATCTCGGCCAAGAATAAAACCAAAATCAACATGGAAAAGGCGTCCATCATCCCTAAGCAGAAGATTGTCGAGGTGTCTGTAACCCATAAAGATTTGTCTTCAGTAATTAAAAACCACATGACAAAATCCATGGCTAATATTGGATGCCAATCTGCATTTTTTTGTACAAAAATGGCAATTTGCAtgagttatttatttattataaataataaaagatcACCTGTCTCCAATTCCCAGTATATATGTGATAACAGAATAGCCAGCACAGCTTTTTATAAAGGTTTCAAGACAGATAGCTGTAATTCCAAATGGTCCATGTTCATCAGGATGAAATTTCTGCAGATAGCTTATAATGCTACGATGCTCTGAAATAATCTGCATATGGAAAGAAGCAAATATCCAAAAAGTCCTTAGCAAGATCGCAAGCATTATGAACACATATTATGGAAAACTTACAAGTAAAAACATCAAGGCAGAGTATTAATAATTCATAGAGGCTATGCATATGGAAAATCTACAGAGTATGCCTATGTGTACAGAGTGCTTCATCaacaagaagaacaaaaacaaagcttTGCAGCTAAACTtgtaaacaaaacaaaattgtttAGTGTTAAATGCGGTGACTAAAACTCCCACAATGGAGAAGCATCATTTATAGGATATAATACCTGTGCCAAAGAACGGGATGGTATGAATTCCAACATGCCCTCATCTTGTCCAGTTGCCAGCACCTTATATGGAGTTAAGTGCAGGTCAAGATTTTCCAACTTGAGTAATCTATCCATAAGAGATACCATTTGAATAACCTAAAGGAACCACATCAGTTACATTAACCAAATGAAGAATTGCAACCACCTCTTCTGATCTTTCTATTACAATTTGTTAATGCAACATAATTTTGTCAATTACCAATTGGTCTTGCCGAATATCATCACCCTTCTTAAATATGACCTTGCATTGTCCACCGTTAGCAGTTCGGAAAGTCAGTCGCAAAGGATGCAGTGCGCTTTTGAATATTGACGACTCTGAAGGCACAATTCCAGTGATAAGGACATTTGGAGCCAGGGGTGACCGAATTGGCTGAAAACATGATTGAAAGCCAAACTTTGTAAAACTTAGCAGACATTTGTTCAAATAAGCCTTAGAAGGTTATAAAATATGGAAATTCGTGTCAATAGAAATACCTCATCAAAATAAGTAAGTTCACTAAGAAGACCAGAAAGAAGCTGTCTAagcttttcaattttcttctgTGTATTGCCACGCACATTTCTCACATCTCTCATTATAGAACACAACTGGGCTGTCAATTCTGTCTGACGTACTAAACTCTGCCACATCTTAAATCCATCTTCTTCTCCATTTACACCAGCTGTCAACTGTAACAACATAACTGATTAACTAAACCACGGAAAGAAAAATCAAGTTATTCAGTGCTGCAAATCATAAGGTGGAAATAATAATGCTAAGATTGGTGCATTAACAAGCACCAGTGATCTAGTGGTAGAATAgtaccttgacacagtacagaCCCAggttcaattaaaaaaattcaaaaaaaaaaaacttgcaCCCTTCAAAAATGTAAATTAGAGACCAATCATTGATCATGATGgtacaaaaaattttcattcctaAACAGAAAAGTAGATGGAAATAACGCGGCAATTTAAAATTGGAACTCATACCTTCATCATATTTTCTTCTAGGAACTCATAGGTAGAATAAAACCGTTTTGCATAGGCAGGATCATGAAGTTCCACAGCAACAAACCAGCGTAGAAAACTAGCCAATTCAATATTACGTAAAGCTGTAAAAATTCAAGAATACTTTCAGATGCTACCAACCCATAGGGTGTATTGTTGTTTGTGAATCTTTTTAACATGAGATAAATATCCAATTTAATTACATCAacagaaaatttaatttacttaaGTAAATGGTAAATAGACCCTTTTTAtctcaagaaaataaaatatactgTAATTTTTATGGATCACTCCCAACCAAACATAATTCCATAGTTAATTACATCACAAAATGACAACCTGCAATTAAAGTTTAGAgcataataaaagaattaaactaaataaatgaagaacaTTTGAAACATGTCATTTGAAtggaattataatttttattgctCTTGAGGAATTGAGTAcccaaaaaaataatcaagagGTGAAAAACTTGATACAGGAAATTACAAGAAAAGACTAAACTTACTTCTCCTTCTACCTGTAATTGTCCATTGAAAAGGACAAGATacggctagagagagaaaggagggCAAAAGAAAGGTTTGATGAAAACAGAGAAACATtcaacttttgtttttttttttttgaaaagtgagAAGCATTCAACTTAAGGGTTTTGAGAGGAAAGACAGTTCTTCCAAAGACATTTGTTGAGAAAtaatagagagagagaaaggtgAATCTTGGAATTTGTAACcaggagaaaggaaaagaaatagcAAAGCTTTGCAAAAACAGTGTCAACAAGTGTACTAAAAAAATTCAGCAATATTGTGTTCAAACACAAAAAGACACACAAACATTATTTTCAAATGCGCATAAAGTAACATACAGCGTTGCACAAGGAATTGAGAAAGGCGAGATTTATCAGTGCGTTCAAATCGAAGTGCCTGAACTAGTTGAAGCAAGTAACATTGGAGCTCTTCATCATCAGCTCTTTCAAGTACGCTAACAGCGTATGCACGAACCTGTTAAGAATGATCAACACTTAAACATTATTCAATCAAGAATAAGATAGTGTAATTATCCAGTTCCATAAACTGTAGACAACTAGAAGGATACTTTAGTTGGACTCATTCCAGATCAGCCTGTCAAGTATAAGGTAATAGATTTTGGTCTGAATAAATACATTTGTGCAAATgttccccccccccccccctaaCTTTAAACCTTAAAAAATGATGTGTACCTAAGCTTGTGTGTGCATACACTAAATTTTGTGAAACAGGGATGCTAAACAAAAAAGATGTGTTTTAATACTTATGAACGATGAGAAGAAattacattaaaaacaaaaatagaaaattagtAAGAGTGCAGAAGTTTTATAATGTATAAAGAGCGAAAACATAGGAGAAGTGATGTATTATGTGGAAAGATGTCATActcacttgaaatatttaaaaggaGACTAAGATGGTGAGAAACCAACTCAGTTTGGCACATTGTATATTAGAATAGATTTTAAGACCTTTACAGTTAATAATACAGTAAAAAAGCAAACTAAGATCTAAGGGTATATTATGCAGTTTCTGGTTCCAACAGTGGTCCCAAAAGATATCCCCACAAATACTGGCCAAATCTTACTTAGACCTACCTCTTCACTTTCAAAAAGAGGTGATAGAAGCTCTAGAGCATCACAGACATCAATCGTCTCCCACTTGCCCATAAGTTCTATTGCCTGCTTTGCTTCCTGCAGATATACAGACCACAATCTTCAAATATgatctttttttgtttaataagaATAGTTGCTATCTATTTTGTTCAGTAaccatattaaaaaaaaaaaaaacatatagtACATGGAGCAAGGCAGCAGTTCAGAACTCTAAATATGAGCTTAATGCCTGCTAATCCCTACCAAATACAAAAACAGATCCATTTACAAATTATCATATCACATATAACAAGTTTCTTTCTTCCCCACCTCTTTTATAATTTCCAAAAAATAGATTGTTTATCAGATCCAAAAACAgaattcataaaacaatatattgGTTCAAGGAAGATTCTCTGACCCACCATGTAAGATCCAGTATTAGATAAAAGGTGATAGCATATAGAATAAGAAGATGCTACCATGATGAATTAGAAGAAATTGATTGGGAAAAAGGAGGGAGAGAAAGAACTTTAAGGCACAAGAGATACAAGGAAAGAATAATCAAGGAGTAGTGTTCCCATATATTAGCCCAGACATTGgaatttacataaaaaaacaagaacagAAAGGAAGTGCTAACCTGAACATCACTCCATTCAACACATCTAAGGAATTTCGTGAGGGCCCTCTTCTCAGACATCAATGAAAAGCGAAATTTCCAAAGGAGCTGCCTCTCATCTCCGCTCAAAGCCCTTGTAGGTGgatatttcaaaattctttgtaTTGACCTTGcaaattaagataaattatATACCTCTTACTCAAAGAAAAATTgatcaatgaacacaattaTATCAAAGAAACAATTAGAAGACTGCACACTGTAGGTATAACAAAACAACCCATCAGAGTCTCCAAAGAGTTGTTGGTCACATATTGCTCAACAGAACATCAGTAAACACTTGCTACAGAACTATAAACTTCCATGCAAAATCAGATGAATTGATGTAGCATTCTATCTCAACTATAATATGCATGTCAGAAAGGAAACATCCAGACTAACAGACAAATTTGCAGTATAGAAGAAGCttgaagttatttttaaactttGCACAAAATTTCTAACTTACTTTCGTTCATTAGAGCTTGGCTTAAGATCCCTGTCAATGATACCACGAGTTAAACTCCTTGCCAGCTTCAGTTGCTTGTGCTCAGAGGGGTTTATCTTTCCCACCTCTGGGTCCCACACAATGACCAATTCATTTGAAGAAGCTATTGGAGATGGTAAAATGAAATTGGCCCCTGATTCCTGCACACCAGAAGAAAATAAGGTAGGATTATTCTGGTTGGTAAACAGAAATTGGCATTAAATGGTTAATGCAGTTTCCTTCAAAATATGCATTTCAATGTAACTGTAGAAACGGTCAGAGATGCCATTAATATGCTAGATTTACCTAATAAGTCCTAGACAAATCGAGtataagaaagaagaaaaatacaaTATTGTTATCAAATATCAGATTTCAGCTTTTGAACCAATATTAAATCATCTTTTTATAGaactaataataaattattcagTGATTAATTgtcataattaaatttgaccAGTATATGATTAGTGTTAcgagagagaagaaaatcaaacTCAGGACATTATTGTTGAGAATATAATTATATCAATTGTAACAATTCAACCAAAACCACTGCCCAGTAAGTTTATTATGAGCACGGATAATACCTGAAAAACAACTCGATGTTCAAAACTACAAAAGTCAACAACTAAGTATAAATGAGAGCttccatttttcaagctttccCGTTCCTTGATTCTTTCCATAGCCTTGAAGGTAAGACGGTCCAGCCAATCAACAGGTTGAATCTGTCCCCTTTCATACTTATTTGCAAGCTTTTCCAGACGCTCCAACTCTCCACACTCTTGCCTGGGGACCTATAGTGGGATATATTACAGTACACTTAAAAAATTGTAACTGTCCAACCAAATGCCAAACAGGAAACATTATGCACCAATAATCAGAACCTTTCCAGGAGTAGTCGTAGGAAATGATCCATCTGCTTGCTTTCCTAACCAGAGCCTAAGTTTCTGTTTCCCCGTTTTGAGTTGCGCTTTGCtgttaaataaaagaatagtAGCCCCACCAATTAATCCATCATCTTTCCCACATGAAACATCCCAAACCTGAGCATTCCAGAAGACTGGCATTAAGTAAAGGCCAAAACCAGggaa containing:
- the LOC18609484 gene encoding phosphatidylinositol 3-kinase, root isoform is translated as MSGNEFRFFLSCDINLPVTFRVDRLEGTLPSTKSPNSGIDSTTEERKAELYVECALYIDGAPFGLPTKTRLESTGPLYCWNELITLSTKYRDLTAHSQLALTVWDVSCGKDDGLIGGATILLFNSKAQLKTGKQKLRLWLGKQADGSFPTTTPGKVPRQECGELERLEKLANKYERGQIQPVDWLDRLTFKAMERIKERESLKNGSSHLYLVVDFCSFEHRVVFQESGANFILPSPIASSNELVIVWDPEVGKINPSEHKQLKLARSLTRGIIDRDLKPSSNERKSIQRILKYPPTRALSGDERQLLWKFRFSLMSEKRALTKFLRCVEWSDVQEAKQAIELMGKWETIDVCDALELLSPLFESEEVRAYAVSVLERADDEELQCYLLQLVQALRFERTDKSRLSQFLVQRSLRNIELASFLRWFVAVELHDPAYAKRFYSTYEFLEENMMKLTAGVNGEEDGFKMWQSLVRQTELTAQLCSIMRDVRNVRGNTQKKIEKLRQLLSGLLSELTYFDEPIRSPLAPNVLITGIVPSESSIFKSALHPLRLTFRTANGGQCKVIFKKGDDIRQDQLVIQMVSLMDRLLKLENLDLHLTPYKVLATGQDEGMLEFIPSRSLAQIISEHRSIISYLQKFHPDEHGPFGITAICLETFIKSCAGYSVITYILGIGDRHLDNLLLRDDGRLFHVDFGFILGRDPKPFPPPMKLCKEMVEAMGGAESQYYTRFKSYCCEAYNILRKSSNLILNLFHLMAGSNIPDIACDPEKGILKLQEKFRLDLDDEACIHFFQDLINESVSALFPQMVETIHRWAQYWR